A single window of Nicotiana sylvestris chromosome 5, ASM39365v2, whole genome shotgun sequence DNA harbors:
- the LOC104224973 gene encoding UDP-glucosyltransferase 29-like — MEGKKNTISILMLPWLAHGHISPFLELAKRLTKRNFHIYMCSTPVNLNSIKKSVTEKYSQSIELVELHLPSLPNLPPYYHTTNGLPPHLMNTLKIAFEMSSPNFSKILQTLNPDLVIYDFIQPWAATFASSVNIPAVQFLTFSAGVLAFAFHMFEKPGEDFPFPEIYLREYEMLQMKKTMEESKEDKSPFDEALRKSRDFILVKTCKEFEGKYMGYFSSLVSKKIVPVGSLIQDTVSRDDNEEITQWLDKKEKNSGVFVSFGSEYFLSKEELHEVAQGLELSKVNFIWVIRFPQGENNSSIKDSLPKGFLQRVEDRGMVLEGWAPQATILKHISIGGFVSHCGWSSFMESVNFGVPIIAMPMHLDQPMNARLVEYIGFGVEAVRDDNGKLQSEEIAKVIRKVVMEESGEDVRKKVRELSEKMNMKGDEEIDEVVEELVALCNNK, encoded by the coding sequence ATGGAGGGCAAGAAAAACACCATTAGTATACTCATGTTACCATGGTTAGCCCATGGTCACATAAGTCCATTTTTAGAGCTAGCCAAAAGACTTACAAAGAGGAATTTCCACATTTACATGTGTTCAACTCCTGTAAATCTAAACTCAATCAAGAAAAGTGTTACAGAAAAATATTCTCAATCAATTGAACTAGTTGAACTTCATCTTCCATCTTTACCAAATCTTCCTCCTTATTACCACACTACAAATGGCCTCCCACCCCATCTTATGAACACCCTCAAAATAGCTTTTGAAATGTCAAGTCCAAATTTTTCCAAAATATTACAAACTTTAAATCCTGATTTGGTCATTTATGACTTTATCCAGCCGTGGGCTGCCACGTTTGCTTCCTCTGTGAATATTCCTGCTGTGCAATTTCTCACTTTTAGCGCGGGTGTCCTTGCTTTTGCCTTTCATATGTTTGAAAAGCCAGGGGAAGACTTCCCGTTTCCTGAAATTTATCTGCGTGAATACGAGATGCTTCAGATGAAGAAAACTATGGAAGAATCAAAAGAGGATAAGTCCCCATTCGACGAGGCTCTTAGGAAATCTCGCGACTTTATTTTGGTGAAAACTTGCAAAGAGTTTGAAGGGAAATATATGGGTTATTTTTCAAGTTTGGTTTCCAAGAAAATAGTCCCGGTCGGTTCACTCATTCAAGATACTGTCAGCAGAGATGATAATGAAGAAATTACACAATGGCttgacaagaaagaaaaaaattcagGTGTGTTTGTTTCATTTGGGAGTGAGTATTTTCTATCTAAGGAGGAATTACATGAAGTAGCTCAAGGGCTAGAGCTTAGCAAAGTGAACTTCATTTGGGTTATTAGGTTTCCACAAGGTGAAAATAATAGTAGTATTAAAGATTCATTACCAAAAGGATTTCTTCAAAGGGTAGAAGATAGAGGAATGGTTTTGGAAGGATGGGCCCCACAAGCAACAATTCTTAAACATATAAGTATTGGTGGTTTTGTGAGTCATTGTGGATGGAGTTCTTTTATGGAAAGTGTAAACTTTGGTGTGCCAATAATTGCAATGCCAATGCATCTTGACCAACCAATGAATGCTAGGCTTGTGGAATATATTGGATTTGGAGTTGAAGCAGTGAGAGATGATAATGGAAAGTTACAAAGTGAAGAGATTGCAAAGGTGATAAGGAAAGTGGTAATGGAGGAAAGTGGGGAGGATGTGAGGAAGAAAGTTAGAGAATTGAGTGAGAAAATGAATATGAAAGGGGATGAAGAGATAGACGAAGTGGTGGAAGAGCTTGTTGCACTTTGTAACAACAAATAA